In Perca fluviatilis chromosome 11, GENO_Pfluv_1.0, whole genome shotgun sequence, the following proteins share a genomic window:
- the LOC120568263 gene encoding UDP-glucuronosyltransferase 1A1-like, producing the protein MWKAAVSVFLLLNMDIQVNGAVDKTRGSVVENSRTEKNVKTEEAEVNNNIPASDTASSGFLGNLLVVPMDGSHWVGIKAIAQEMGRRGHRVTVVIPEISIRMGPGKHYDTVTYPVPYDKAHFDSIMASQKDMLKKTAHSFTEKIRKGFSKFQKITGFIHTTAESLLFNVSLISHLAQQNFDAVLTDPMVPTGSLIARKFGIPTVNLLRGIPCSLDMKSAGCPSPPSYVPRFFTRYTDKMSFQERAFNTLVALLEPLLCRLLFWHFDQIAYQFLGEEVGIAEVLSESAIWLLRLDFTLEFPRPIMPNVVLVGGINCNVRHPLPEDLESWVSGEHGFVVFTLGTMVSDLPEETTSVFLEAFRQIPQKVIWRYTGQVPDSFPENVKLMKWVPQNDLLAHPGARAFITHAGSHGLFEGLCHAVPMVMMPVAGDQADNAVRFASRGAGVVLDIYSITTESLLQGLNEVINDTRYKENMQKLSALHKDRPVDPLDLSVYWTEFVMRHKGAKHLRPAVLDLNWLQYYCLDVIAVLATLVLFFVILIVKCLKLCFWKLSRKRKQD; encoded by the exons atGTGGAAAGCAGCAGTGTCTGTGTTCCTGCTACTAAACATGGATATACAGGTGAATGGTGCTGTAGATAAGACGAGGGGGTCTGTGGTAGAAAACTCCAGGACAGAGAAGAATGTGAAGACAGAAGAGGCTGAAGTCAACAACAACATTCCTGCAAGTGACACTGCTTCTTCAGGTTTTTTGGGCAACTTGCTGGTGGTACCCATGGATGGGAGTCACTGGGTGGGTATTAAGGCCATTGCCCAAGAAATGGGTCGTCGTGGACACCGGGTTACAGTGGTGATTCCAGAGATCAGCATACGGATGGGCCCAGGGAAACACTACGACACTGTGACCTATCCTGTTCCTTATGACAAGGCTCATTTTGACTCTATCATGGCCTCACAGAAGGACATGCTGAAAAAAACTGCACATTCTTTCACGGAGAAGATACGGAAAGGATTCTCAAAATTCCAGAAAATTACAGGCTTTATCCACACCACAGCAGAGAGCCTACTGTTCAATGTCAGTCTGATCTCACATCTAGCACAGCAG AACTTTGACGCAGTCCTAACGGACCCCATGGTGCCCACAGGCTCATTAATAGCTCGGAAATTTG GTATCCCTACTGTAAATTTGCTGAGGGGAATTCCATGTTCCTTGGATATGAAGTCTGCAGGCTGCCCCTCCCCGCCCTCATATGTGCCCCGCTTTTTCACCAGATACACAGATAAAATGAGCTTCCAGGAGAGAGCTTTCAACACTTTG GTGGCTTTATTGGAGCCATTGTTATGCCGACTGTTGTTTTGGCACTTTGACCAAATAGCCTATCAGTTTCTGGGAGAGGAGGTGGGCATAGCTGAAGTGCTGTCAGAGTCTGCTATCTGGCTGCTGAG GTTGGACTTCACACTGGAGTTCCCACGTCCTATCATGCCTAATGTAGTACTAGTTGGTGGAATCAACTGCAACGTGAGACATCCTCTTCCTGAG gATCTGGAGTCCTGGGTGTCAGGAGAACATGGGTTTGTAGTGTTCACCCTGGGCACCATGGTGTCAGATCTGCCAGAAGAGACAACCTCCGTCTTCTTAGAAGCTTTCAGACAGATTCCACAGAAG GTAATATGGAGGTACACTGGGCAGGTTCCCGATAGTTTCCCAGAAAATGTGAAGTTGATGAAATGGGTGCCTCAGAATGACCTACTAG cACATCCTGGAGCTCGGGCTTTCATCACTCATGCTGGCTCTCATGGTCTCTTTGAGGGACTGTGTCACGCTGTTCCCATGGTGATGATGCCAGTTGCAGGGGACCAAGCTGACAACGCAGTGAGGTTTGCAAGCAGAGGAGCTGGAGTCGTGTTGGATATTTATTCGATCACTACAGAGAGCCTTCTTCAGGGACTGAATGAGGTCATCAATGACACCAG GTATAAAGAGAACATGCAGAAGCTGTCAGCTCTCCATAAAGACCGGCCAGTTGACCCACTGGACCTTTCAGTGTACTGGACAGAATTTGTGATGCGGCACAAAGGGGCAAAACATCTCAGACCTGCTGTCCTTGACCTCAACTGGCTCCAGTACTACTGCCTGGATGTAATAGCAGTACTGGCTACTCTAGTGCTGTTTTTTGTAATACTGATAGTAAAATGCTTGAAACTATGCTTCTGGAAACTGAGCAGGAAGAGGAAGCAGGACTAA
- the si:ch211-227n13.3 gene encoding uncharacterized protein si:ch211-227n13.3, translated as MPVKTVMNMPDHVNCEQSEEQPATESEFEAEGLEFINSSSIRIEYYSSFEYCLKWKRPMYRQRPSRLPKASKKSPQRSPSPNEEVIQRKLRGKRQRTGLRRIEAGDRVVNRDEGKDRDIIDIINSTHDEKEIAEYEGKSVEVTDEGVDESDEDCCSVTSSIASGPSFLRDASPKKQRPSQGLCSDCQNLYQKAKKMKEPIKNKLLDNDPKSLTCDQWVLIKNWRPKRLPNARGKLLLHVQLVKRRLKVNNGAERPAQCVGEEDSSACSRPHTFLPRNLRRHVRVPVKRERKKNGRKRRRDGSQDPRATKQQRLHSNNHSQHISISSTNEIGFHPTSGHSSSRESRGDQEVDDQADANLNVGLIPSTVTLTTTKPSEVPPKQKTPKKRGGFRDLLVQLRGKSNMIVRETC; from the exons ATGCCAGTAAAAACAGTTATGAACATGCCAGATCACGTAAACTGTGAACAATCTGAGGAGCA GCCTGCGACTGAAAGCGAGTTTGAGGCAGAGGGCTTGGAGTTCATTAATTCATCATCCATAAGAATAGAATATTATAG TTCATTTGAGTATTGTCTGAAGTGGAAGAGACCCATGTATCGCCAACGCCCCTCCAGACTACCAAAGGCCTCCAAGAAGAGCCCCCAGAGAAGCCCCAGCCCAAATGAAGAAGTTATCCAGCGCAAGTTGAGGGGTAAGAGACAGAGGACAGGCCTGAGGAGGATCGAAGCTGGCGACCGCGTAGTCAATAGAGATGAGGGGAAGGACCGTGACATCATCGACATCATTAACAGCACACATGATGAAAAAGAGATCGCAGAGTATGAAGGGAAGTCTGTAGAGGTGACTGATGAAGGAGTGGACGAGTCAGATGAAGACTGCTGCTCTGTTACCAGCAGCATAGCTTCTGGTCCTTCCTTCCTACGTGACGCCTCTCCCAAGAAACAGAGGCCCTCGCAGGGCTTGTGCTCAGACTGTCAGAATCTCTACCAGAAGGCAAAGAAGATGAAAGaaccaattaaaaacaaactccTAGACAACG ATCCCAAGTCCCTGACATGTGACCAGTGGGTCCTGATCAAGAACTGGAGACCTAAGAGGCTGCCTAATGCAAGAGG GAAGCTTTTGCTCCATGTACAACTGGTTAAGAGAAGACTTAAGGTTAACAATGGTGCAGAGCGACCTGCACAATGTGTGGGAGAGGAAGACTCATCCGCCTGCTCGAGGCCGCACACTTTCCTTCCGAG gaaCCTTAGACGGCATGTCAGAGTGCCAGTGAAaagggagaggaagaaaaacgggaggaagaggaggcgaGATGGTTCTCAGGATCCTCGCGCCACTAAGCAGCAGCGTCTCCACAGCAACAATCACAGCCAACACATCAGTATTAGCAGTACCAATGAGATCGGTTTTCACCCAACCAGCGGTCACAGTAGCAGTCGTGAGAGTCGTGGCGATCAAGAAGTCGACGATCAAGCGGACGCAAATCTGAATGTTGGTTTGATTCCCTCTACAGTCACCCTGACAACCACCAAGCCAAGCGAGGTCCCACCCAAGCAGAAAACACCAAAGAAGAGGGGGGGATTCAGAGACTTGCTTGTCCAGTTGCGTGGCAAAAGCAACATGATCGTCCGAGAAACATGTTAG